In Natronococcus sp. AD-5, the genomic window GCCCACCCTCGAGATGTACGGGCCGATCGCCACTTCGGCCGCGGTGTTGATCGTGATCGCCGCGTTGATCAGCGCCGTGGTGCCGACCATCGTCAGCTCCGCGTTCCGGACGTTCGTCGCCAAGTTATCGAGGGTCCAGTCGAGAACCGCCTCGAAGGCGCCGCCGCGGATCATGATCTGTGCTGCACCGATGATGAACAGCACGAGGATCGACAGCGCGAAGAAACCGGACGCGCCGTCGATGATACTTCCGCCGAAGCCGACGTCGGCCGGGTCGACGATCTCGAGGAACGGCAAGAACGCCATCTCCTCGGACAGCGGCGCGTCGGCGGGCGCCCGGAAGACGATCATATCGCCGAGCGACGCGAGGCCGAGCGCGAGGTTCAACACGAACGCGACGACGATTCCCCACGAGATCGCTTCGACGATGTGCCGGCCGGCGACCGCCGTCGCGATCACGACGCCCATCGAGAGCAAGTGGACCAGCCCCGCGGGTTCGCTCTCCTCGATGAAGATCTCCTGGGCCTCGCCCGCGATGTCGAGACCGGGCATCGCCGCGCTGGCGAGGACGTAGCCGGCGAGCGCGAGCAGGGCCGCGATGATGGCGTACTTGAATCTCGAGGCGACGACGCCGCCGATGTCGGAGTCCTGGGTGACGGCGCTGACGATCGTCGTGTCGCTGACGGGTGCGAGGTTGTCGCCGAAGATGGCGCCCGACAGCACCGCGCCGAACATCAACACCGGATTGGCTCCAAGCAGGACGCCGGCGGGGAAGAACAGGACGATGAAGGCGACGGTCGTCCCGTAGCCCGTACCGATCCCGGTCGCGAGCAGCGCCGCCAGCACGAACGTGACCGCCGGGAATAACAGCGCGCCGACGCCCGCGAGGTCGGCCAGCCAGACGAGCCCACCGACGAAGCCGCCGGCCTGCATCGTCTCGGCGAACATACCGGCCCAGATCCAGGCGACGATCGCCGTGACGGCGACCGGTTGGGTCATCCCCTCGAAAATGGTGTTCGCGTAGGTCTTCCAGGAACCCTTCACGAAGAACAACCCGAGGATGAGACCGATGAGAATGCCCGCGACGAGGCCGCCCTCGTCGGCGACACGCCACAGAGCGGTCTGCGCGATCGCCCAGACGATGAAAAAGGCGATGGGGAACGCGCTCATTCCCCGACCGCCGTAAAACGCTATTTCCGCTGCGTCGTCCGACGATTGCGCGAACTCGTCGGGAATCGATTCGTCCCCACCCGTGGGATCATCCCTGTCGGACATCGGACCACCGGAACGGTAATCGATACCCTGTTACAAATAGCCCTGCCTACGTTCATCCCGTTTGGCGACGAATACATCAGTTAACCACCCCGAAACCGCCGATTGGTACCGAACGCCGGAAATCGTGGAACGAACCGTCCGCCGGGACGCGATCGTCGGAACCATCGCTCGGAATCCGTGGAGACGTCGCTCGAAATCGTCGCCGTCGGTGGTCGATCGAAAAGTCGCTACTGGATGTGTCCTTCGCGCCGGAGCTGGTCGGCCTCGCTCTTCTCGTAGCGCCAGGTGATGTCGGCCTTCTCGTCCTGCCAGTCCCAGGGCTCGACGAGAACGACGTCGTCCTCGCGGATCCAGATTCGCTTTTGCATCTTCCCGGGGATGCGCGCGGTGCGCTCCGTCCCGTCGGCGCATCGTACCTTGACGCGGTTCGCTCCGAGCATGTTGGTGACGGTCGCGAAGACCTCGTCGTCGTCGGGCATCCGGAGGTTCTTCCGACCGCCGTCACCGTCGTCGCTCATACCGCGTGCTTCGGGTTCGATGGGTTTAATGCTTTATCGATACCGACGGCCGGATCGCTATCCGTCGTCGGTCCGGCACTGCGGCGAACCACGTCGTTTATTTTTCTCGCCTGACCAGATCACCATATGCTGAAAAATCTCGGACCGCTCGGAATCGGCGGCGTCGTGATTCTGCTGGTCGGAATCGCGCTCATCGCCTACGAAAGTCTTCTGGTCGCTGCGGGAATCGCGCTCGTCCTCGCCGGGCTCGGCCTCGTCGTCAAGGCGCTCGTCTCGGGCGTCCTCCGGCAGTTCGGGATGGTCTGATAGACGGCCCGGGCCGATCTGGTTCTGCTCCCGCGTTCGAGATCCGGCGCCTCCCAAGCGTTTTGGACCGCCGCGGCCTTGCTGGCGTATGGACTACACGCTTCAGTACTACGATCTCGTGCTGATAAGTATCGCCGCGAGCCTCGCGGTCGGCGTTCTCGTCGGCTACGCGACGCCGGTCGCGCTCGAGGTGGCGATCGTCGGACTGGGCGTCGTCGCGATCGCGATCATCGGACACGCGCTGTTCGTCAACGGGCCCGTCGACGAGGTCGACGACCTGACCGAGGAGGTCGAACTCGAGGAGGTCCCGCAGGTGCTTTCGCCGCTCGAGTCGCCGGAGTGACGACGGCGGCGCGGCCCGCCGGTAGTTAGACCTCGTTGTCGCCCGCCCGGTGCTCGCTGATGAGTTGGTCGACCATCGCCGCCTTCCGGTCGCGCGCTCGTTTCTCGGCCCGGTCGTGCCAGTCGTCGATCACCGCCTCGACGTCGTCCTCGCGGGTGACGGCGAGTTCGTCGACCTCCTGCATCGCGACATCGCCGGCCGGCCCGACGGGGATCTCGCGGTCGAAGAGAATCTCGTCGGCGACGTCGGAGAGGCCGCCTTCCTTCAGGATGACTCGCGGCTCGAACTCCGCGAGCAGTTCGGCGGTCGAGCGGCCCGCGCCGCTCGCGTCCCGCAGGTAGACGACGTCGTCGGCCGCGAGGCCGTACTGGTCGTCGGCCTCGCGGATCGCCCCCTTCGTGAACTTCTCGACCACCTTGACGGGGACGAGCCCCTCCTTCTCCGCGGAGACGTCGCTGAAGTTCGAGTGATCGAGCTTCCAGAGAGCCTTCATCCGCTCGACCTTCCGCTCGAGGTCCTCGATCCGCTCGCGGGCGTCGTCGCGCTCGCCCTCGAGTCGGTTCGCCTTCCGCTCGAGGCGGGACACCTCGCGGTCCTTGCGGACTTCCTTGCGCTCCTGCCGGCGGGCGCCGCTGAGGCTCGCCTCGAGTTCGTCGATGCGCTCGTCCTTTTCCTCGATCCGGCCCTCGAGGGTTTCGACGTGCGACTGGAGGCGATCGACCTGCCGCTTCAGGTCCTTGATCTGCCGTTCCTCCGCGGTCAGCTCCCGGGGTTCGTGTTCGGTCGACTCCTCCTCGGGCTCGTCGTCGTCGGTCAGGTCGGTCAGGACGGCCTCGACGCTCTCCTCGCCGGCGACGACGCGCGCGGTGACCTCGCCGCGGTCGATCCCCGGGGGCAGCTTGTCGGCGATCCGATCGAACTGGTCGGCGTGGGCGTCGACGGCGTACAGCGCGGCCGCCATCGCGTCCCGCTGGTGGTCGTCGTCGTAGGGGTGTTCGCGCGTCCGGTGTTGTTTCTCGTCGACGGGAATGTCCGTCTCGGGCGTCCAGCCCGCGGCGTCGAAGCTCCGGCGGAACTTCTCGACCGTCTCGGGCATCGGCGTGACGTCCGCCGCCACGATGACCGGTCGGCCGCGCTCGACGATCCACTCGATCACGTCCGCGGTGTCGCTCGTTCGCGAACTCCAGACGTCCAGCACCTCGCCCTCGAGGCCGACGATCGCGACCGCGGTCGTCGTCCCCGGATCGATGCCGACGACGACGTGATCCCGGCGTTTCGCGAGGGGCCGGAACTCGATGCCGTCGCGGCGCTCGCGCTCGATTTCGACGCGGACGTCGCCCGAGCGGTTTCGCGAGACGGGGATATCCTGGGGACGGGCCGTGACGGTGAAGACCGCGTTGGCGAACCCGCCGTAGGCTTCCCGAACCTCGCGCTCGTACTCGAGGTTCGCCTCCTCGAGTTCGGATTCGACCTCGCGGGCCCGTTTCTTGACCGAGCCGTGGATGCGGCGCGTGTAGCGATCCTCGCTCCAGCCGCCGCTGCCGGTCGAGCGGCCCCTCGAGACCTTGACCGTCGTGGTGTCCGTGAAGGCGGAGACCTCGTGGCCGACGTTGTGGGCGGCCAGCCGGGCGGCCGCTTCGGCCTCCTTCATCGGCTGCTTGCCGTACGGAACGCCGTGGCGTTTCGCGACCCGGGAGAGCGGTTCGGGCTGTTCGGCTCCCGTCACCTGGACGAGCTTCGT contains:
- the eif1A gene encoding translation initiation factor eIF-1A, with protein sequence MSDDGDGGRKNLRMPDDDEVFATVTNMLGANRVKVRCADGTERTARIPGKMQKRIWIREDDVVLVEPWDWQDEKADITWRYEKSEADQLRREGHIQ
- a CDS encoding DUF7470 family protein; translation: MLKNLGPLGIGGVVILLVGIALIAYESLLVAAGIALVLAGLGLVVKALVSGVLRQFGMV
- a CDS encoding DUF460 domain-containing protein, encoding MSTRTSALDAVVFGVDVQSGDVRGDAPSYALAAYDGDDVARDVVTHRKLSRLIDDEEPAIVATDNMYELAADKDQLIHFLGSLPAETKLVQVTGAEQPEPLSRVAKRHGVPYGKQPMKEAEAAARLAAHNVGHEVSAFTDTTTVKVSRGRSTGSGGWSEDRYTRRIHGSVKKRAREVESELEEANLEYEREVREAYGGFANAVFTVTARPQDIPVSRNRSGDVRVEIERERRDGIEFRPLAKRRDHVVVGIDPGTTTAVAIVGLEGEVLDVWSSRTSDTADVIEWIVERGRPVIVAADVTPMPETVEKFRRSFDAAGWTPETDIPVDEKQHRTREHPYDDDHQRDAMAAALYAVDAHADQFDRIADKLPPGIDRGEVTARVVAGEESVEAVLTDLTDDDEPEEESTEHEPRELTAEERQIKDLKRQVDRLQSHVETLEGRIEEKDERIDELEASLSGARRQERKEVRKDREVSRLERKANRLEGERDDARERIEDLERKVERMKALWKLDHSNFSDVSAEKEGLVPVKVVEKFTKGAIREADDQYGLAADDVVYLRDASGAGRSTAELLAEFEPRVILKEGGLSDVADEILFDREIPVGPAGDVAMQEVDELAVTREDDVEAVIDDWHDRAEKRARDRKAAMVDQLISEHRAGDNEV
- a CDS encoding Na+/H+ antiporter NhaC family protein, with the protein product MSDRDDPTGGDESIPDEFAQSSDDAAEIAFYGGRGMSAFPIAFFIVWAIAQTALWRVADEGGLVAGILIGLILGLFFVKGSWKTYANTIFEGMTQPVAVTAIVAWIWAGMFAETMQAGGFVGGLVWLADLAGVGALLFPAVTFVLAALLATGIGTGYGTTVAFIVLFFPAGVLLGANPVLMFGAVLSGAIFGDNLAPVSDTTIVSAVTQDSDIGGVVASRFKYAIIAALLALAGYVLASAAMPGLDIAGEAQEIFIEESEPAGLVHLLSMGVVIATAVAGRHIVEAISWGIVVAFVLNLALGLASLGDMIVFRAPADAPLSEEMAFLPFLEIVDPADVGFGGSIIDGASGFFALSILVLFIIGAAQIMIRGGAFEAVLDWTLDNLATNVRNAELTMVGTTALINAAITINTAAEVAIGPYISRVGERYNINGYRRANILDAQTAALGYIFPWSGGVLVGFAAMRDLPETYDWFEPGMVVNPVEVFPYVFHGWLLVAVFVVAALTGFGREYTIDRQPEEVARI